In the Desulfovibrio sp. X2 genome, CCAGGACCTGACCGTCGAGATGTTCGCCGCCGGCGAGAAGATCAAGGTCACCGGTACCTCCAAGGGCAAGGGCTTCCAGGGCGTCATGAAGCGCTTTCACTTCGGCGGCCTGCGCGACACGCACGGCACCGAGAAGGTGCACCGTTCGCCCGGCTCCATCGGCAACCGCACCCAGCCCGGCCGCGTCTTCAAGAACAAGAAGATGCCCGGCCACATGGGCGATCGCCGCGTGACCGTCAAGAACATCGAGATCTTCGAGGTCATTCCTGAGGAAAACGTCATCCTGGTCAAGGGCCAGGTGCCGGGTGCCAAGGGCGGCCTGGTGATGATCCGCAAGCAGGACTAGGCAGGTACGACAATGGCGAACGTGAAGATAGTCGATCAGAACAACGTCGAAGTCGGCAGCCTGGAGCTTGCCTCCGACGTCTTCGGAGTGGACGTCCGCCCCGAGATCCTCAACCTGGTGGTGCGTGCCCACCGCGCGTCTCTGCGCGCCGGAACGCACGCCACCAAGGCCAGGGGCGAGGTCAGCGGCGGCGGCAAGAAGCCGTGGAAGCAGAAGGGCACCGGTCGCGCCCGCGTGGGCTCGACCCGCAACCCTGTCTGGCGCGGCGGCGGCGTGGCCTTCGGCCCCAAGCCCCGTTCCTACGACTTCAAGGTCAACAAGAAGGTCCGGAGCCTGGCGCTGAAGATGGCGCTGACCTCCAAGGCCATCGGCGAGAAGCTGACCGTGGTTGACAAGCTGGAGCTGCCCGAGGTGAAGACCAAGCTCTTCGCCGACGTGGTCGGCAAGCTTGGCTTGAAAAAAGCCTTGATTGTTGTGGGCGGCCTTGATAAGAATCTCGCTCTTTCGGCCAGGAACCTGCCTCACATCAAAGTCCTCGAGGCCGACAAATTGAGCGTTTTGGACGTACTGACGTACCCGGAGCTGGTGATGCTCACGGACGCCGTCAAAAGCGTCGAGGAAAGGTTGAAGTAATGGACTACACCCAGATTCTCCTCCGGCCGGTCATTTCCGAGAAGGCTACCTTCGTGAAGGAAGAGGACGGGCAGGTGATCTTCTACGTCCACGACAAGGCGAACAAGATCGAGATCAGGAAGGCCGTCGAAGACGCCTTCAAGGTCAAGGTCACGGGCGTCAACGTGGTCCGCAGGAAGCCCATGCCCCGCACCAAGTTCGGCAAGGTGACGGGAAAGGTCCCCGGCTTCAAGAAAGCCTACGTCACGCTGGCCGAAGGCGATAAGATCGAATTGTTCGAAGGAGTGTAAGCGATGGCCGTGCGCAAGCTGAAGCCCACCTCCGCGGGCAGCCGTTTCCAGATGGTCTCCACGTTCGAGGAGGTCACCAAGACGGCTCCCGAAAAGTCCCTGGTCAAGGGCCTGCGGAAGAAGGCCGGTCGTAACTGCTACGGCCGCGTCACTTCCCGGCGCCGGGGAGGCGGGCACAAGAAGCTCTACCGTATCATCGATTTCAAGCGGAACAAGCTGGGCATCCCGGCCAAGGTCGCCGCTATCGAATACGATCCCAACCGCAGCGCCCGCATCGCCCTGCTGCACTATGCCGACGGCGAGAAGCGCTACATCCTGGCGCCCGTGGGCCTGAAGGTCGGCGATGCGCTGCTTTCCGGCGAGGGTGCCGACATCAAGCCCGGCAACGCGATGCAGCTCGGCCGCATCCCCACCGGCACCGTGGTCCACAATATCGAGCTGCAGCCCGGCCGCGGCGGCCAGTTCTGCCGCGCCGCCGGCACCTACGCCCAGCTCGTGGCCAAGGAAGGCAAGTATGCCCTCCTGCGCCTGCCCTCGGGCGAGATCCGCAACGTGCTCGCTGCCTGCATCGCGACCATCGGTCAGGTGGGCAACATCCAGCACGAGAACATCTCCCTGGGCAAGGCCGGCCGCAACCGCTGGCTGGGACAGCGTCCCAAGGTCCGCGGCGTGGCCATGAACCCGGTCGACCACCCGCTCGGTGGCGGCGAGGGCCGGTCCTCTGGCGGTCGTCATCCCTGCACCCCGTGGGGTAAGCCGACCAAGGGTTACAAGACCCGCAAGCCGAACAAGCCTTCGTCCAAGCTGATCGTGAAGCGGCGCGGCGAGAAATAGCAGGAGTAACTGGACATGCCCAGGTCACTGAAAAAGGGTCCCTTCGTGGACACCAGCCTGATCAACAAAGTGCAGAAGGCCAACGAGACCTCGGATCGCCGCGTGATCAAAACGTGGTCCAGGCGTTCCACCATCGTTCCGGAAATGGTCGGCCTGACCTTCGCCGTGCACAACGGCCGCAAGTTCATCCCGGTCTTCGTGACCGAGAACATGGTGGGGCACAAGCTGGGCGAATTCTCGCCGACGCGCACCTTCTTCGGCCACGCGGCCGACAAGAAGAGCAAGGCCGCGGGCAAGAAGTAGCCGAGGGAGATTATCGATGGAAGCCAAGGCCGTCGCCAAATACGTGCGAATCTCGCCCCGCAAGACCAGGCTGGTCGCGGACAACATCAAGGGGATGCCCGTGGAGGACGCGATGAACGTTCTCCGCTTCACCCCCAAGAAGGCCGCTCAGGAGCTGAACAAGGTCCTGAAGTCCGCCGTGGCCAATGCCGGCCAGCTGCCCGGCGTGGATGTGGACTCGCTCTATGTGAAGAGCGTCATTGTCAACGAGGGTCCCACCTGGAAGCGGATCATGCCCCGTGCTATGGGCCGCGCCTACCGTATCCTCAAGCGGACCAGCCACATCACCATCGTGGTGGACGAGAGCTAAGAGGTCGTCATGGGTCAGAAAGTACATCCCTACGGGTTCAGGCTCGGCTACAATAAGAACTGGCAGTCCCGCTGGTTCAGCAAGAAGGACTACCCCGCGTTCGTGCTCGAGGACGACAAGGTCCGGAAGTACGTGAAGAAGGAACTCTTCCACGCCGGCATCGCCAAGATCGAGCTTGAGCGCGCCGGCGGCAAGGTCCGCATCGTGGTCCACACGGCCCGTCCCGGTATCGTCATTGGCCGCAAGGGCGTCGAGATCGAGAAGATCCGCGAGAATCTGCGCAAGAAGTTCGGGCGCGAGTTCTCCATCGAGGTCATCGAGATCCGTCGCCCCGAGACCGACGCCCAGCTGGTGGCCGAGTCCATCGCCACCCAGCTCGAGCGCCGCGTTGCCTTCCGCCGCGCCATGAAGCGCACCGTGGGCATTGCCCGCAAGTTCGGCGCCGAAGGCATCAAGGTCGCCTGCGCCGGTCGTCTGGCCGGTGCCGAGATCGCCCGCAGCGAGTGGTATCGTGACGGCCGTGTGCCGCTGCAGACCCTGCGCGCGGATCTGGACTTCGGCTTCGCCGAGGCCCGCACGACCTACGGCGTGATCGGCGTGAAGGTCTGGATCTTTAAGGGTGAGATTTTGGACGAGGTGGAACAGTAATGCTTGCTCCCAAGAAACTGAAATTCCGCAAGCGGCAGAAGGGCCGGCTCAAGGGCCAGGCCCAGCGCGGCACCTCCGTCGCGTTCGGCGAGGTCGGTCTGAAGTGCCTCGAGCACGGCAAGATCACCGCCCAGCAGATCGAGGCCGCCCGTATCGCCATCTCCCGCCACGTCAAGCGCGGCGGCAAGGTGTGGATCCGCATCTTCCCCGATCATCCGATCACGGCGAAGCCCGCCGAAGTCCGTCAGGGCAAGGGCAAGGGCGCGCCGGTCGGCTGGGTGGCCCCGGTGCAGCCCGGCCGGATCATGTACGAGCTCGCCGGCGTCGAGCTCGAGGTGGCCAAGGAGGCGCTCACCCGCGCCGCCCACAAGCTGCCCGTGAAGACCGCCATTGTGGTCAAGGAGGCGATCTAACATGGACATGAAAGCCGTTCGCGAACTCGATTCCGCGGCGCGTGACGCGAAGCTGAACGAACTCCGTCAGGAGCTCTTCAACCTCCGCTTCCAGCACTCCACCGCGCAGCTCGAGAACACGCAGCGCCTGAAGGCCGTGAAGCAGAGCATCGCCCGCATCCTGACCGTGAAGAACGAAAAGCCCAAGGCGTAGGAGAGAAAGCTCGTGAGCGAGAACAATAGCAGCAAGCGCGTGCTCGTCGGCGAGGTGGTCAGCGACAAGAACGACAAGACCATTGTCGTGCGCGTCGAGACCCTGGTCAAGCACCCGCTGCTGGGCAAGTACATCCGTCGCCGCAACAAGTTCATGGCGCACGATCCCCAGAACGAGTGCGGAATCGGCGACAAGGTCCAGATCGTCGAGTCGCGGCCCCTGTCCGCCCGCAAGCGGTGGCAGCTTCTGAAGATCGTCGAAAAAGCTGTCTAAGCTTTTGCAATAAGGAAAACGGCAATGATCCAGGTTCAGACCCGACTCGACGTTGCGGACAATTCCGGCGCCAAGGAAGTCATGTGCATCAAGGTGCTCGGTGGCTCCCATCGTCGGTACGCCAGCGTCGGTGACATCATCGTGGTTTCGGTCAAGGACGCCATGCCCCACGCCAAGGTGAAGAAGGGCGACGTCATGTTCGCGGTGGTGGTTCGGACTACGAAGGAGATCGGTCGTCCTGACGGCACCTTCATCAAGTTCGACAACAACTCCGCCGTCATTTTGTCCAAGCAGTACGAGCCCGTCGGCACCCGCATCTTCGGGCCGGTGGCCAGAGAGCTTCGTGCAAAGAACTTCATGAAGATCGTTTCCCTGGCCCCCGAGGTCCTGTAAGCTCTGGGACCCGAAGAAGGAAGCGCGAGGAAAGCCATGGAAGCCAAGAACTATCGTGTCCGCAAGGACGACAAGGTCGAAGTCCTTGCCGGCAAGGACAAGGGCAAGGTCGGGAAAGTGCTGAAGGTCCTCAAAAAGAGGGACTGCGTCATCGTCGAGAAGGTGAACGTGGTCAAGCGGCACACCCGCGGCAATCCCTACAGCGGCCAGGCCGGCGGCATAGTCGAAAAGGAGGCCCCGATCCACATTTCCAATGTGGCCGTGGTCTGCGACGCCTGCGCCAAAGCCACCCGCGTCGGATACCGCTACACCGAAGACGGAACCAAGGTGCGCTTCTGCAAGAAGTGCAACGAGATCATCAAGGCGGGTTAGTACGATGACGCGCTTGGAAGAAATGTACAAGGAAAAGGTCGTTCCCGAGCTGACCAAGGAGTTCGGGTACAAGTCGACCATGCAGATCCCCAGGATCCGCTCGGTCCATCTCAACATCGGCCTGGGCGAGGCGAGCCAGAACCACAAGCTCATCGAAGAGGCTGTGGACGAGCTGACCCGCATCTCGGGCCAGAAGGCCGTGGTCACCAAGGCCAAGAAGTCCATCGCCTCCTTCAAGCTTCGCGAAGGTCAGCCCATCGGCTGCCGCGTGACGCTGCGCGGGGATCGCATGTGGGATTTTCTGGAGAAGCTCATCAACTTCTCCCTGCCCCGCGTTCGCGACTTCCGCGGCGTTCCGGACAAGGGCTTCGACGGCCGGGGCAATTTCACCCTGGGCGTGCGTGAGCACACGATTTTCCCCGAGATCAACGTCGATCAGGTGGAGCGTGTGAAGGGCATGAACATCACTATCGTCACGTCCGCGACCAGCGACAAGGAGTCCAAGCAGCTCCTGTCCCTGCTCGGCATGCCCTACAGGAAATAAGGAGTTACGCAATGGCCCGCACCTCTCTCATGGTCAAGGCGCGTCGCAAGCCCAAGTTTTCGGCCCGCGCGTACAACCGCTGTCCGATCTGTGGTCGCTCTCGCGCCTACCTGCGCCGCTACG is a window encoding:
- the rpsQ gene encoding 30S ribosomal protein S17, coding for MSENNSSKRVLVGEVVSDKNDKTIVVRVETLVKHPLLGKYIRRRNKFMAHDPQNECGIGDKVQIVESRPLSARKRWQLLKIVEKAV
- the rplD gene encoding 50S ribosomal protein L4, which translates into the protein MANVKIVDQNNVEVGSLELASDVFGVDVRPEILNLVVRAHRASLRAGTHATKARGEVSGGGKKPWKQKGTGRARVGSTRNPVWRGGGVAFGPKPRSYDFKVNKKVRSLALKMALTSKAIGEKLTVVDKLELPEVKTKLFADVVGKLGLKKALIVVGGLDKNLALSARNLPHIKVLEADKLSVLDVLTYPELVMLTDAVKSVEERLK
- the rplE gene encoding 50S ribosomal protein L5 translates to MTRLEEMYKEKVVPELTKEFGYKSTMQIPRIRSVHLNIGLGEASQNHKLIEEAVDELTRISGQKAVVTKAKKSIASFKLREGQPIGCRVTLRGDRMWDFLEKLINFSLPRVRDFRGVPDKGFDGRGNFTLGVREHTIFPEINVDQVERVKGMNITIVTSATSDKESKQLLSLLGMPYRK
- a CDS encoding type Z 30S ribosomal protein S14; protein product: MARTSLMVKARRKPKFSARAYNRCPICGRSRAYLRRYGICRICFRNKALRGELPGVRKSSW
- the rplV gene encoding 50S ribosomal protein L22, which produces MEAKAVAKYVRISPRKTRLVADNIKGMPVEDAMNVLRFTPKKAAQELNKVLKSAVANAGQLPGVDVDSLYVKSVIVNEGPTWKRIMPRAMGRAYRILKRTSHITIVVDES
- the rpsC gene encoding 30S ribosomal protein S3, translating into MGQKVHPYGFRLGYNKNWQSRWFSKKDYPAFVLEDDKVRKYVKKELFHAGIAKIELERAGGKVRIVVHTARPGIVIGRKGVEIEKIRENLRKKFGREFSIEVIEIRRPETDAQLVAESIATQLERRVAFRRAMKRTVGIARKFGAEGIKVACAGRLAGAEIARSEWYRDGRVPLQTLRADLDFGFAEARTTYGVIGVKVWIFKGEILDEVEQ
- the rplP gene encoding 50S ribosomal protein L16 is translated as MLAPKKLKFRKRQKGRLKGQAQRGTSVAFGEVGLKCLEHGKITAQQIEAARIAISRHVKRGGKVWIRIFPDHPITAKPAEVRQGKGKGAPVGWVAPVQPGRIMYELAGVELEVAKEALTRAAHKLPVKTAIVVKEAI
- the rplB gene encoding 50S ribosomal protein L2, which encodes MAVRKLKPTSAGSRFQMVSTFEEVTKTAPEKSLVKGLRKKAGRNCYGRVTSRRRGGGHKKLYRIIDFKRNKLGIPAKVAAIEYDPNRSARIALLHYADGEKRYILAPVGLKVGDALLSGEGADIKPGNAMQLGRIPTGTVVHNIELQPGRGGQFCRAAGTYAQLVAKEGKYALLRLPSGEIRNVLAACIATIGQVGNIQHENISLGKAGRNRWLGQRPKVRGVAMNPVDHPLGGGEGRSSGGRHPCTPWGKPTKGYKTRKPNKPSSKLIVKRRGEK
- the rplW gene encoding 50S ribosomal protein L23; translation: MDYTQILLRPVISEKATFVKEEDGQVIFYVHDKANKIEIRKAVEDAFKVKVTGVNVVRRKPMPRTKFGKVTGKVPGFKKAYVTLAEGDKIELFEGV
- the rpsS gene encoding 30S ribosomal protein S19 is translated as MPRSLKKGPFVDTSLINKVQKANETSDRRVIKTWSRRSTIVPEMVGLTFAVHNGRKFIPVFVTENMVGHKLGEFSPTRTFFGHAADKKSKAAGKK
- the rpmC gene encoding 50S ribosomal protein L29: MDMKAVRELDSAARDAKLNELRQELFNLRFQHSTAQLENTQRLKAVKQSIARILTVKNEKPKA
- the rplC gene encoding 50S ribosomal protein L3, producing the protein MATKLGILGRKLGMTRVFTEDGTVTAVTAVKAGPCPILQIKNDEKDGYTALQVGFEEVPEQRVTKPLKGHMAKAGKGCFRTLQEFPVENLEGYEVGQDLTVEMFAAGEKIKVTGTSKGKGFQGVMKRFHFGGLRDTHGTEKVHRSPGSIGNRTQPGRVFKNKKMPGHMGDRRVTVKNIEIFEVIPEENVILVKGQVPGAKGGLVMIRKQD
- the rplX gene encoding 50S ribosomal protein L24; this translates as MEAKNYRVRKDDKVEVLAGKDKGKVGKVLKVLKKRDCVIVEKVNVVKRHTRGNPYSGQAGGIVEKEAPIHISNVAVVCDACAKATRVGYRYTEDGTKVRFCKKCNEIIKAG
- the rplN gene encoding 50S ribosomal protein L14, translated to MIQVQTRLDVADNSGAKEVMCIKVLGGSHRRYASVGDIIVVSVKDAMPHAKVKKGDVMFAVVVRTTKEIGRPDGTFIKFDNNSAVILSKQYEPVGTRIFGPVARELRAKNFMKIVSLAPEVL